In the Candidatus Electrothrix sp. GW3-4 genome, one interval contains:
- a CDS encoding AAA family ATPase, protein MLLPRNLTDSIINLLRNDAGHHEIIFLLGTRQTGKTSLTRLVAEASDFNSGETFFFDLEDKEYRTLFGTGSIAELNSILRLEGIDPARRNLLIFDEVQLLDDPANLLKLLHDHFPELRIIATGSSSLQIKQKFSDSLAGRKRVFLVRPLDFDEFLLFKEESRLLQARKLFRENPDDAVLPRIMEAYHDRFLGLLEEYLIFGGYPEVVLAESKAAKAEKLNSIVTSYIQKDIREFGNIENIDGYNNLLKYLAVNTGAQFNLASAQSTKVDPIVNTKFSII, encoded by the coding sequence ATGCTGCTACCAAGAAACCTGACTGACTCTATTATCAATCTTCTCCGAAATGATGCGGGACACCATGAAATAATTTTTCTGCTCGGAACCCGGCAGACCGGAAAAACCTCCCTTACTCGCCTTGTCGCGGAAGCCTCTGACTTCAACAGCGGAGAAACGTTCTTTTTTGATCTTGAAGATAAAGAATATCGAACCCTGTTCGGGACAGGATCAATCGCTGAACTAAACAGTATCCTGCGGCTTGAAGGTATTGATCCGGCCCGCCGCAACCTGTTGATCTTTGATGAAGTGCAGCTGCTTGACGATCCGGCCAATCTGCTCAAACTGCTTCACGATCATTTTCCTGAGCTTCGCATTATCGCCACAGGTTCATCAAGCTTACAAATCAAGCAGAAATTTTCTGATTCTCTGGCCGGTCGCAAGCGCGTATTTTTGGTCAGACCACTTGATTTTGATGAATTTCTCCTCTTTAAAGAGGAATCCCGTCTTCTTCAGGCCAGAAAACTCTTTCGGGAAAATCCAGATGACGCTGTATTGCCGCGCATTATGGAGGCATATCATGACCGCTTTCTCGGCCTGTTGGAAGAATACCTGATCTTTGGCGGCTATCCCGAGGTCGTGCTCGCCGAATCCAAGGCAGCAAAGGCGGAAAAACTCAACTCCATTGTTACCTCGTATATCCAGAAGGACATCAGAGAGTTCGGTAATATTGAAAATATTGACGGTTATAATAATCTGCTGAAATACCTTGCCGTCAATACCGGGGCTCAGTTCAATCTGGCATCTGCCCAATCAACTAAAGTGGACCCCATAGTCAACACAAAATTTAGCATAATTTAA